TGTTCAGTGAGGCCGAGAAACACATGCACGGAGAGGAGAAGAAACACAAGCGAGCCATAGCCCGAGCAAGGTACGAGTTATACAGGAAGCAAACCTCCGGAAACAATCCTTCAAGAATTCCGTAAATTTGTTACTATCAGCGCAAAATACAACCCAGTTTTGTGCTACACTATTACATAAAACTTTGATGATCTAGCCTTAAAAGTGATGAAAGTTCAAATCAATAATTGACGTTTTCTTTCAATCCTTCACAAAAATCGGACTAACGACTTTTGTTAGGAAAGTTAATATTCAGTGACCATGTGATATTAATGGGTTTTGTTTTCTCAAAAAATCATATCATTTTGAGTAATGTATGCCCTCTCGTAAGATATTATTTCAATTATCCCTTTTCGAATGAATTATTATATCTTTCATCTTATCCGCTTTGCTTTCTCAACAGACCTTACTTCGAAATGAAGGGGGAACTACAAACAAAATTAGAGGTAAAGTACAACAATTTTTAGACAAGATTTCGCGATCAAATTGATAATTAGGTTTCTTATCTGACTTTTTTCTATTGCTGGTACAGATTTAACAATCGCGGATACTGAGTTTGTGCCTCTTAGTAAGATCGTTCACGATCAACCCTCATGGATCTGTCCGCTAAAGTTGTCTGTTGTTTGATAAATTCAAAACACTGTAAATTGTAAGGGCCAGTAGAAAGCGGTAAGACTAAATGGGTTTACGCATGCGCTCAGTCGGCTAAAAGATTGGCCTCCCTCGCGGGCTAGAATCCAGCTTGAGGTACTTCGGTCCGGACTTGAAGTCAGAGGTCTGACAAATTCAGACGTAAATTTTACAGTCACTATAAGTCACAAATTCATGAAACTTACAGATactttaaacaccaataaaataagtaaataagttttgttatgttttgcaAGTGTTTACATATGCTTGCCATGCCAAAGAGGCAATGAAATGAATTTCATATTAAATGGCTGTAATAACTAtctatgtattttatatgaaaaGACCATAAGCACTACAGTGTGTATATCTTGAAAAGGTCGAAGATACCATACTGTGTATTTTATAGGACACCAATTACTTATATCACATGTCGACCAGCTGTATTTCATATGGCTCCATCTTTCGTCCTGCAGTTGTTGAAGGTCGCTGTAGAGGCTCTCCATGAAGCCGTCACTATGTCCAAGAGGAAGTACTCTCACGCCCTTAGCAATCTGGAGACAATCTCCAACCAGGTTCATGAGCAGCGAAAGGGCAGACTGATGCTCCACCTACCCCGGGAGCCAGGGGTGGGAGCGGAGAGCGCCGAGCCTGGGGGTGGTGCCATTCTCAGGACAAGTTTCGGTAAGCTCAGTGTCGGAACAATTTAAGCTTGATACTAAGGTATGGACAGCGTTCTTACGTGGTCGTACGTGGTGGCTTTAAGTCAAGgaggctgtatgtgggaagttctGACAGTAACAGACagtttcccaagggctctgtccggtttcctcccaccataatgctggccgccgacagtgaaatattcttgagtacggcgttaattAAGTCAAGGATCTCTCAGGTACCGGATAatgcaatctgcggatggctCCAGGTTACCTTGGGGCTGTGTCTTCTAAAAATAATGTATACTCTAAGTTCAAGCTTATACAACTAGCAATGGTTCCCGTCTAAAGCGGGCGAATGATTGAAGTGGTCCAGTTTTCATTTGTTGGAAAAGCACATTGGAAATTCATTATTTAATCATATTCCAGTACTACTTTTAATACTTGCGGTAATGCGAGAAATGAAACCAATGCACGCAGGATCGTAATGTTGATTATTTTGTTGTTGGATTACTCCCATACTTCTGCCTTGGTAATCGATCTTTCGAAACGAGCAGTGGACCATGGTATGGTTCTAATAGGGATAAGGCACCGACATTGGCAAAGTTATTATAGATCTTCCAGCACAAACCTCttcgcaatgacctaggagcctcttaccagtgcgatcgctgtgatCAACACTTTGCGATCATCATTTAGGGAAAAACTGCTCTATCCATGTCAGAAGTGCTCCGTGACAGGGTTGGCCATCATGTTTGGTCCCTAGGACATGTGATGCGGCATTACGATTTTGACGACATTTCGATACTCCTCTGATATGACCCAAACACACGTATTTTAAACTGCGACACTTAAAACTATAGTGatcaaagaaacaaactaaACGCAAGAAAAAACTTGGCCtcctttttttcacattgatgtttctttgtttttgtgctGAGCATTTTTCATCAGGAAACCCAGGGCAACCAGAGCCTGTATACACGTCGCTTGTATCCTgatgatataaaacaagatataaGATATTGTTCATATGATAGGGAATACATTTCAAAGCCAGCGATGTTGAATCTGTTGCAAAAACGTATGATACTTAGATGAATGTCTTTCTGTTTTACAGACGATCCTGAAACACCGAGTACTTGTCAGGGGAACTTTGATCTCTTATCTAAGGAATGTGATATCCCCGAAGAAGATGAGGATATCGACGACGACGATGACGTCACCGAAAGTAGTAGTGACTTCACGGAAAATGGTAGTGACGTCAGTGATGTAAGCTGTAAGTGGGCTTCATCTCGGGACATCGACGCTGAACAAGCTAACAACAATGAGTTCGAGGCTTTAAGTATAAGTGATAATTTAGCCCGGAAAGATGAACAACCATTTACGGGTAGCAGTCATCCATCTTCAGAATGTGTAGACTCTGAAAATGAACAAACGGCAGGAACTTCACAACTCCCAGCTGAGGCAACCAGTCATAGGATTTCCCCGAGGCTTGATGGCTGCCAAGAAAGCCCCAACGTTTCACAGCATGttctggcaaatggccacacccTAAGATCACAGGAAGTAGAACATGTCCTCCAGCCGACAAACTACATCAGTAGTTTACACGGTTCTCATGAGCCAAAAGTCAATTCAAATGCCTTGTCAGGTCACAGTTTACGACCGTTAGAAGCCACAAAGCAAAACCAGTCATACAGATCTTCTAGCGCACGCAGCATACAACCTGTCGAACAACACGAGTCACAGATGCAACCTTCCGTGGAGAGAGACAATAGAGATAGTTCGAAACAGTCGTTGACCAGGGAGATAATGCCCAGTTCAGAGAAAGAAGTCATTCCAGGAGAGTCGGAAATTGGAAGATTAGAAGCATCTTCACAAATGTCACTGACTACAGATATCTCTCAACAAGAGTCTGAAATACACTGTGTAAGAAGTCCAACGGAGACGAGCGACTCCCAAAGATTGCCAAATACGGGAATTTCTCATCATTCACAACAAGTGGCATCAAAAATAGACAACTTCCAACTCTCACAAGAAAAGGACAGGACTGGGCAGTTACAAAACGGGGACGAGTCTCAAGGTTTACAAAACACAGTTGGttcttaacggttacaaaaggTAGACGATTTTCAACAAGTCTCAATGGTCAGTATAGGCAGTTCTGTCTTCTTAACAGTTTCAAAACGAAGACGTGCTCTAAATGCGTTACGCAAGCTGAGTTAAGCAATATAAAGTGGAAGGACCAGTTTGTCGGAATCtgatttttgcttttttctggAAGGGGAGGAGATGGGATCTGTAATTCTTGCCACAAGGTTCCACTGCGGGTGTGCAGATACACTGATTGATTTCAATGAGCTTTGTCCAAAATGCGATCTCTGGATTCCTGAACAGAATGTTAAAAATTGTATTCCTTAGAATAAAATGAACAtaggctgatttttttttaatgtggcaAAAGAGAAAAGTAATTAAGGATCCTATCTGATGGATCACCAGATATAGCAGGGGGCccccgtggttcagttggttagcgcgctggcgccgcgtaatgacccaggaacctctcaccaatgcggtcgctatgagttcgccgcagtcatataagtgaaatattcttgagtacggtggaaaacaccaatcaaataaagaaataaatcaataaaccaaATAAAGTAAAGTTGCACGTAGTTGTTACAATATTGTACAATGTTGTACGGCATGAATTTGCCTTATAAGTGCCTTCTTACAAATTCTTTTTGATTTTGAGATCACTTTTGTATTCTTTAAAAGAAATcttgaaatatatatgtgtcaTTATGAGAAGTCtatatttctgttaaaatgatcTGACCCACTTTTGTGTACACTATGGTTTATGCCTTAAACTTGAGTTAGGGgtggtatattcatcgtgtcgAATTAGATCTTTACGTTGGATCCATGAACATTTGCAACTGAGATACTAGTACATGTTTTGGTTATAAACTAGCGTGGTAAaggatttgaatactgatttaatgTATTTGCCTTCAACACCCTGGCATCCTTCCATCGTCATTCAGAACTGtaaactgtttctctttgcatgaatccgtcctgatatcgtactttatatactttcttgatTCTTTGGCAAGTTGAGTTGAACGTTGCTTTGGgaattgatcttgcgattattattgacctgggacgtcttGATTTTGGTTGACTGGttttatacgaatgtctgctttgacGACTAGGTTCCAAAATGGCGGATTATTTAGTTGTATATCGTTTATATCTGGTGTCACGCAAATActttgtatacacatgtaatgactATACACAGTCTTTAGTATATCTGATtgacattcatttatttgattggtattttacgccgtactcaggaatatttcactcattcgacggcagccagcattatcgtgggaggaaaccgggtagagcccggggaattggtatttaacgccgcACCGAAGaacatttcccttatatgaaggcggtcagatttatgggctGGGGGAAACCTTCAACCTTCGCCGAGTGTCTGCCGAAACAGCGAGACCTGGGTTCAAACACCCGACCTCGTTAGTCATGGGTCTTACAGCTACAGCGAGTAACCGCTTTAACTGTCTGAGTTGGCGAGCGCTTGCTATACAGCTTCCTATGAATCTTTGAATATCATTAAAGACACACGGCaaagggagtaaaaccagagcagcgaggacagtgtgacaactggtaaatggtcacacgtaacaggtgaaatgcGGAATCTTGTCAATTTCACGCCTCTTTGTAGAGTTTAATGTACATTGGTAACAGATTATCAGTGGGATTTCCAAATTCTGGCAGCTAATTAAGGACTGTAGGAAAATGGGAACATTGCGTGACTGATTAATCCCATGGTTACTTAAAACCCGCATAATCATGAATATtaaccgcgtaaaacaccaatcaaataaataaataagtcaggaATATTTCTGAGGGGTTCAAGACAGTTGAATGGAGGTAGTCACCCTGCTACATCATATAAGGCCGAAATCGGGGCCTGCGAGAGCTGAATTCGAACACGGGCGGTTTTCGCTGATGTTCTGGTTAAACTTGATattccgtaagtgggaaggtcttccagcaaccggcggatggtcgtgggtttcattcggctctgcccggtctcctcccaccgtaatgctggccaccgtcgcataagtgaaatatNNNNNNNNNNNNNNNNNNNNNNNNNNNNNNNNNNNNNNNNNNNNNNNNNNNNNNNNNNNNNNNNNNNNNNNNNNNNNNNNNNNNNNNNNNNNNNNNNNNNNNNNNNNNNNNNNNNNNNNNNNNNNNNNNNNNNNNNNNNNNNNNNNNNNNNNNNNNNNNNNNNNNNNNNNNNNNNNNNNNNNNNNNNNNNNNNNNNNNNNATTTCACTCATTCCACGGcaccagcattatcgtgggaggaaaccgggtagagccagGGGATTTGGTATTTAAGGCCGCACCGAAGaacatttcccttatatgacggcggtcagatTTATGCGCTGGGGGAAACCTTCGATCTTCGCCGAATGTCTGCCGAAACAGCGAGACCTGGGTTCAAACACCCGACCTCGTTAGTCATGGGTCTTACAGCTACAGCGAGTAACCGCTTTAACTGTCTGAGTTGGCGAGCGCTTGTTATACAGCTTCCTATGAATCTTTGAATATCATTAAAGACACACGGCaaagggagtaaaaccagagcagcgaggacagtgtgacaactggtaaatggtcacacgtaacaggtgaaatgcGGAATTTTGTCAATTTCACCCCCTCTTTTTAGAGTTTAATGTACGTTGGTAACAGATTATCAGTGGGATTTCCAAATTCTGGCAGCTAATTAAGGACTGTAGGAAAATGGGAACATTGCGTGACTGATTAATTCCATGGTTACTTAAAACCCGCATAATCATGAATATtaaccgcgtaaaacaccaatcatataaataaataagtcaggaATATTTCTGAGGGTTTCAAGACAGTGAATGGAGGTAGTCACCCCGCTACATCATATAAGGCCGAAACCGGGGCCTGCGAGAGCTGAATTCGAACACGGGGCGTTTTCGCTGATGTTCTGGTTAAACTTGATATTCCGTAAGTGggacggtcttccagcaacctgcggatggtcgtgggattcattcggctctgcccggtctcctcccaccgtaatgctggccaccgtcgcataagtgaaatattcttgagcatggcgtaaaataccaatcaagtaaaagaaataaataaataaacttgataTCCTTAGACTTTAACAAGTGAAAGGCGGTGAGGGATTCTAACCCACTGTGCTAGAGACTGGCCGTTTTTTTGGTATGTAGCACCACATATACAAGGGGAATAAAAATGTTCGTGCACTGATGAATAAGCAAGAAgacattttataatttaattgttactgttacaatatttatttacacaacCTTGCAATTTGTCGAATACAGAAGAGTTAGTTTTCAATCGACCATAACTGTTACAATTATTGGTATATCAGGAGCCTAAAGATTTAGGGAACTGACGATCAAAGCCGCATTTACTTCTGTTATCGTCTATATCTTCTTGGCATTGAGGAACTGGAAGTCTTTGAACCACAAAACTTTCCGTAAAAACAGCAATTAAAGTCACAGAAAGAAGTCGTGTTGGAGCCAGGACAATGGATCTCACTTAGATCTCACAAAGCGCACATGCACTTTGTTCTTATTTTAGATCAgcattacccccccccccccccccccccccgccacacCAATAACTTTCCTTAAGTACAGCTACTAGAATGGTATAGAAGGTTACTTTTGAGTTTACACGAGCAATAAAATTCATATCAATGATgaactggattttttttctagCAGATGAACtagcaataaaatacaaatttatgaGGAAGATTTACAAAATACAGTATCCATTCAGGTCAATGAAGTCGCAACATAGTAACAATTGACACTGAGGAACCAACAACAAAGTAGCAATTATTGGCGATGAACCAGAAACAGAAACTTAATACCAATTCATGCTATGAGCTGGTATGAGCTGGTATCAACATGGTGACAACGTACCAGTTCACGCTATTCTTGCCTAGTAATATCTCGAGGGAGGGTGGATCTGCACGTTTTCACAATTTTACTACAAAGAGGGTACTTTGTTCCAATAACATTCCAATGTTTCACCGAACTGGTCTACAGCGAGATGATACCAGCATCATTTCCATTCATCTTCATGAGAATCTGGTTTTGTCCCCTGAACGCTTAGGTGGATTTAGACCTGCTGAGACCCCACCATCATGTGCACCTAAACCAACCGGAAAAACACCACCAGCATAAGCACCTAAACCAACCGGAAAAAACACCACCAAAATGTGCACCTAAACTAACTGGAAACCCTCACCAGCATGTGCACCTAAACCAACTGGGAAATCCCTACCCCCATGTGCACCTAAACTAACCGGTGTACCCGATCAATACATGTTGAACTGATTCTTAATTATGTCCCTAAATACATCACGCTAACAAAAATGCAATGATCTAGTTCATCGATTTTCAAGTTTATCTCagtttgaattttatttacGAGCCACACTGAATTCCAGCTAGCCTGTTACTATAACAGGTCTGCCCATTCCCATCCTGTATGGGAACACGTGTCCAGCCTGCTCTCTTTTCCACTACACCTTACGTTCTTCAGCCAAACTGGCGTGCCCGGAATCACTTGTCCAGCGTTCACTGATTGGCCGCGGGGGTATCCGAGTTGTCTGCACGCGACTGTTGCGTCACGATCGCCCCAGCCATCGAAGCAAATCCCACCCCACGTGCCCTTTGAGAACACTTGCACGGCACCTCTGCGCATGTTCGTCACCTGGTTCAGCAGTCGGACCATGTGATCTAAGAACGGTAAAATATGGCATTAATGGCACTTAAATAGACCGATTGCTTCACTGATATGGTTAGGGTTTCAGGAGTACTTGAATTCTCACTAAGTAAAACTACCGCGAGTGaccataaaaaattcttgacATATCGCTGCGGAGTCATGGAGACATGCGATTGATCAACGGCTAGCGGTTTGTCTAAAATCTAATATGACATTTTGAAAAGTGGAAGAAAGTCAGGCTTGCGTTTCTTTCAAAATAAAGTGCCAATACAGTGTTTTGGGAGTTGCCATACCAAATTTAATTAGTGCAAATAGGGCCTTGGGCATTGTTTTATTGTCCATGACGGTCTCAATACAGGGATTGGGAAACTGTGCATTAATAGTATCGTCTATTTTGCTACGATAAGCGTGAGCGTCATCTGGGAGCGGGTAGTGACTGAGTGTCGGTGGTGTTTCCGTTCAAGTGCTACGTCCCTCGAGACGTGGGTTTATTCCCATTCTGAGGTATAGGTCCAAGATTAGAGGTTTTCCTGCCTCCATATGCATTGTTCAAGGGTCCTTGGTGGTAATGAACGGAAGACAGTGGTTTTTATAGTCTTACATGACTTTCCACTGGGCACCTTTTGTCTTCAACAATATGACGTGTCAGATGTGGGAGAGTTCGCGTGTACCTCGACAAAGGTCGGTTGTTTGGTTCGCGCTTCCCGGTTTTCCCCAC
This DNA window, taken from Liolophura sinensis isolate JHLJ2023 chromosome 11, CUHK_Ljap_v2, whole genome shotgun sequence, encodes the following:
- the LOC135477798 gene encoding SH3 domain-binding protein 5-like, translating into MECRAGDGEESEESVHPKVKEELDRLNQASDEINRLENELDEARSRFSSTRNDSTHQLNVLANKVKASNIKKARPYYEAKEKARKAQEEALKAARQFQSANGIHRAAKETISLAEQKLSQEPSGRVLTSEWQEMFNHATIRLMDAEREKRRSEEEHQMKSHVFSEAEKHMHGEEKKHKRAIARARPYFEMKGELQTKLELLKVAVEALHEAVTMSKRKYSHALSNLETISNQVHEQRKGRLMLHLPREPGVGAESAEPGGGAILRTSFDDPETPSTCQGNFDLLSKECDIPEEDEDIDDDDDVTESSSDFTENGSDVSDVSCKWASSRDIDAEQANNNEFEALSISDNLARKDEQPFTGSSHPSSECVDSENEQTAGTSQLPAEATSHRISPRLDGCQESPNVSQHVLANGHTLRSQEVEHVLQPTNYISSLHGSHEPKVNSNALSGHSLRPLEATKQNQSYRSSSARSIQPVEQHESQMQPSVERDNRDSSKQSLTREIMPSSEKEVIPGESEIGRLEASSQMSLTTDISQQESEIHCVRSPTETSDSQRLPNTGISHHSQQVASKIDNFQLSQEKDRTGQLQNGDESQGLQNTVGS